Proteins co-encoded in one Metabacillus sp. KUDC1714 genomic window:
- the metG gene encoding methionine--tRNA ligase, with protein sequence MENSQKTFYITTPIYYPSGKLHIGHAYTTVAGDAMARYKRMRGYDVMYLTGTDEHGQKIQRKAEESNVTPQQYVDNIVSGIENLWGKMDISYDDFIRTTQDRHKVVVERIFTQLVEQGDIYLDEYEGWYSVPDETYYTELQLVDPIKENGKIVGGKSPDSGHPVELVKEESYFFKMGKYVDRLLAYYEENPEFIQPESRKNEMINNFIKPGLEDLAVSRTTFDWGVKVPGDPKHVIYVWIDALSNYITALGFGTDHDEKYKKYWPADVHIVGKEIVRFHTIYWPIMLMALDLPLPKKVFAHGWLLMKDGKMSKSKGNVVDPVTLIDKYGLDALRYYLLREVPFGSDGVFTPEGFIDRVNYDLANDLGNLLNRTVAMIDKYFDGQVPEYNGSQTEFDEQLVAVSQNTVKKYEDAMDKMEFSIALSSLWQFISRTNKYIDETQPWVLAKEEANRDKLASVMVHLAESLRITAVLLKPFLTVTPNHIFNQLGIEDESLKAWDSITSFGQINKTQVNKQAPIFPRLEVEEEVQYIKEQMKGSAPVQEEKQVEVPSIEEEITIDDFMKVDLRVAEVIHAEQVKKADRLLKIQLDLGYEKRQVVSGIAKFYKPEELIGKKVICVVNLKPVKLRGELSQGMILAGSQDDVLSVATVDASLPNGSRVK encoded by the coding sequence ATGGAGAATAGTCAAAAAACATTTTATATTACTACTCCAATTTATTATCCAAGTGGAAAGCTACATATTGGACATGCCTATACTACAGTAGCTGGGGATGCAATGGCTCGGTATAAACGGATGCGTGGATATGATGTCATGTATTTAACTGGTACTGATGAACATGGTCAAAAAATTCAACGTAAAGCTGAGGAAAGCAATGTTACTCCGCAACAATATGTTGATAATATTGTTTCAGGTATTGAAAACTTATGGGGTAAGATGGATATTTCTTATGATGATTTTATAAGAACAACACAAGACCGACATAAGGTAGTTGTAGAGAGAATTTTTACACAGCTTGTTGAACAAGGCGATATTTATTTAGATGAATATGAAGGCTGGTACTCTGTACCAGATGAAACCTATTATACAGAGCTTCAACTTGTAGATCCTATAAAAGAGAATGGAAAAATAGTTGGTGGGAAAAGTCCTGATAGTGGTCACCCTGTTGAATTAGTAAAAGAAGAATCCTATTTCTTTAAAATGGGGAAATATGTTGATCGTCTTTTAGCTTACTATGAAGAAAATCCTGAATTTATCCAGCCAGAATCACGAAAAAATGAAATGATTAATAATTTTATTAAGCCAGGTCTTGAGGATTTAGCTGTTTCACGGACAACATTTGATTGGGGAGTAAAAGTCCCAGGAGATCCAAAGCATGTAATTTATGTTTGGATTGATGCACTTTCTAACTATATCACAGCACTAGGATTCGGGACTGATCATGATGAGAAATATAAAAAGTATTGGCCTGCAGATGTTCATATTGTAGGAAAGGAAATCGTTCGTTTCCACACTATATATTGGCCAATTATGTTAATGGCTTTAGATTTACCTCTACCTAAGAAGGTATTTGCACATGGCTGGCTTTTAATGAAGGATGGCAAAATGTCAAAATCAAAAGGCAATGTTGTTGACCCAGTCACATTAATTGATAAATATGGGTTAGATGCACTGCGTTATTATTTACTTAGAGAGGTTCCCTTCGGTTCAGATGGTGTCTTTACACCAGAAGGCTTTATTGACCGTGTGAATTATGACCTAGCAAATGACTTAGGAAATTTATTAAATCGAACTGTAGCAATGATTGATAAATACTTTGATGGACAAGTACCTGAGTATAATGGTAGCCAAACGGAATTTGATGAGCAACTTGTGGCAGTTTCACAAAATACTGTGAAAAAGTACGAGGATGCTATGGATAAAATGGAATTTTCAATCGCACTTTCTTCTTTGTGGCAATTCATTAGCAGAACAAACAAATATATTGATGAGACACAGCCATGGGTGTTAGCAAAAGAAGAAGCTAATCGTGACAAATTAGCATCAGTTATGGTCCATTTGGCAGAATCATTACGTATTACGGCTGTATTATTAAAACCATTTCTAACTGTAACACCAAATCATATTTTTAATCAGTTAGGGATTGAGGATGAAAGCCTAAAAGCATGGGATAGTATTACAAGCTTTGGTCAAATTAATAAAACACAGGTGAATAAACAAGCGCCAATTTTCCCACGCTTAGAAGTTGAGGAAGAAGTCCAATATATTAAAGAACAAATGAAGGGATCTGCCCCTGTACAAGAAGAGAAGCAGGTAGAAGTGCCATCAATAGAAGAAGAGATTACAATCGATGATTTTATGAAGGTTGATCTACGTGTAGCAGAGGTGATCCATGCAGAGCAAGTTAAAAAAGCAGACCGTCTATTGAAAATCCAGTTAGACTTGGGTTACGAAAAAAGACAGGTAGTTTCTGGAATTGCAAAATTTTATAAACCTGAAGAATTAATCGGGAAGAAAGTCATTTGTGTAGTTAATCTTAAACCAGTAAAACTTCGCGGTGAGCTTTCCCAAGGGATGATTTTAGCAGGTTCACAGGATGATGTCCTGTCAGTTGCAACGGTTGATGCTAGTTTACCTAATGGTTCAAGAGTAAAATAA
- a CDS encoding TatD family hydrolase yields the protein MLFDSHAHLNAIQYEKDIVEVIQRAKDEKVTHIVVVGFDRETISKAMELTDQYDMIYAAVGWHPVDAIDMTEEDLNWIKQLALHPKVVAIGEMGLDYYWDKSPKDIQKEVFRKQIQLAKEVKLPIIIHNRDATEDVVRILQEENASEVGGIMHCFTGSLEVAKQCMDMNFYISFGGPVTFKNAKKPKEVVKEIPMDRLLIETDCPYLTPHPFRGKRNEPSYVKYVAEQIAELRGVTLEEIGTKTSDNARKLFGITR from the coding sequence ATGCTATTTGATAGCCACGCTCATTTAAATGCGATTCAATACGAAAAAGATATAGTAGAGGTCATTCAACGAGCAAAAGATGAAAAAGTAACACATATTGTGGTGGTAGGTTTTGATAGGGAAACGATTAGTAAAGCAATGGAACTAACTGATCAATATGACATGATCTATGCAGCTGTGGGATGGCATCCAGTTGATGCAATTGATATGACGGAAGAAGATTTAAATTGGATTAAACAATTAGCTTTACATCCGAAGGTTGTTGCAATAGGTGAGATGGGACTGGATTATTATTGGGATAAATCCCCTAAAGATATACAGAAGGAAGTTTTTCGTAAACAAATCCAATTAGCAAAAGAGGTTAAACTTCCAATTATTATTCATAACCGTGATGCTACAGAAGATGTTGTAAGGATACTTCAAGAAGAGAATGCAAGTGAAGTAGGCGGTATTATGCATTGTTTTACAGGTAGCCTTGAGGTAGCTAAGCAGTGTATGGATATGAACTTCTATATATCGTTTGGGGGACCTGTAACCTTTAAAAATGCGAAGAAACCAAAGGAAGTCGTCAAAGAAATACCAATGGATCGACTTTTAATTGAGACCGATTGTCCATATTTGACCCCGCATCCTTTTAGAGGAAAGCGCAATGAGCCAAGCTATGTGAAGTATGTTGCTGAACAAATTGCAGAGTTAAGAGGAGTCACTTTGGAGGAAATAGGAACAAAAACTTCCGACAATGCGAGGAAATTATTCGGCATAACTCGATAA